Proteins co-encoded in one Schaalia radingae genomic window:
- the rplW gene encoding 50S ribosomal protein L23: MSALESTKNPRDIILKPVVTEKSSILMDQGKYTFEVDPRANKTEIKIAVEAIFGVKVASVATQNRKGKEYRTRNGIGKRKDVKRAIVTVREGTIDIFGDQA; encoded by the coding sequence GTGAGCGCACTCGAATCCACCAAGAACCCGCGCGACATCATCTTGAAGCCTGTCGTGACTGAGAAGTCATCGATCCTGATGGATCAGGGCAAGTACACATTTGAAGTTGATCCTCGCGCCAACAAGACCGAGATCAAGATTGCTGTCGAGGCAATCTTTGGTGTCAAGGTTGCCTCTGTCGCGACCCAGAACCGTAAGGGTAAGGAATACCGGACCCGCAACGGAATCGGAAAGCGCAAGGACGTCAAGCGAGCAATCGTGACCGTTCGCGAAGGCACCATCGACATCTTCGGCGATCAGGCCTGA